In Legionella israelensis, the genomic window AGCACTTTCAAGGTGCAACCTGGCAACGATGCCAAGTTCACTTGATGCGCAACATCCTCGGGCACTGCTCTGTCAGACACCGCAAAGATGTTGCTGAAAAGGCAAAGCTTGTTTTTCAGGCACCTGATATGGAAGAAGCCAGGCGTAGACGCGATGATTTTATTGATGCCTTTGAGAAAAAAGCACCAAAATCAGTTACCTGCCTTGAGGAGGCTTTTGACGATGCCATGGTAGTTATGGCGTTGCCGGAGAAATACAGGAAGCGACTTCGCACCACCAACATGCAAGAGCGAATTAACGAGGAAATCAGGCGCCGAGAACGAGTGATAAGGATATTTCCTAATGATGATTCTGCATGGCGGCTGATTGGCGCTTTATTAGCTGAACAAAACGAGCAGTGGCAATCAAGGCGTTATCTTAATATGGACGAATTTAATGACTGGCTGGCTGAGAATGAAGCCGGAAAGTCTAATGTTGTAGGGATGAATGCTTTGACTAAATAACGTACTAACTTGATAGGCTGAATTAATGGGAATTTACAGCACTTTTTGGACTTGACCGCCAAACATCTGCGGGTACAAATATAAAATGAGCATGAAACATTCCTTTGAATATTTTTTATTATTATATACCCGATATTTCCCATTAGTATTGTTAAGGTAAAAATGGAGTCTATTTGAAATGGAAGCGTGCCGTTTACATACTGACGGCGTGCTGCTTTGGCATGCCGTCTTAATCTTTTTACAGCTAGCGTTCGAATTTAAATTTTTCGGGTTTGAAATAATTCAATCATTTCTTTATTAAAATCGGGAATATCATCCGGTTTGCGGCTGGTCACTAAATTGTCATCTTTGACGACCGACTCATCAACCCATTCTGCTCCTGCATTGATGAGATCACATTTTATGGAATACCAGGACGTTACTTTCCTGCCATGAACCGCTTTTGCATTAATTAATGTCCATGGGCCATGACAAATGGCGGCTATAGGTTTATTTTGTTTGTTGATTTCTTTGATGAACTCTATCGCTGCTGAATGAAGTCGTAATTGATCGGGATTGATGACACCACCAGGTAATAAAAGCGCACTATAATCATTCGCATGGGCTTCATTTAAGGGTACATCAACTTTAAACATGTCCCCTTTATCAAAATGATGCCATCCCTGAACTTCATTTTTTTCAGGCGAGACGATATAGGTGTCTGCTCCTTCTTCCTTCAATGCTTCTCTGGGTTTTTCCAATTCGACTTGCTCAAAGCCATTGGCAACCAAAATCGCTATTTTCATTCCTTTCAATTTATCCATGGTGAAACTCCTTTCTTGGTATGGATGTAAAGCATAGTCGAAACATGGATGTTGTAAAGAAAAAAATGATATGACAGAAAATTCAGACAATGTTGAACAAAATGACCTAATTTGTTTTGTGATATTTTTATTATTTTCACATCGGTGAAAAAAACAATATAACAGCATATTTGCGGGGAAGCGATTGCAAAATTTAAAGATGAGAGGAATGCTGGACTTCGTTGGTAAGTCAAGTCTGTCTATATTTAGGTTGGATAGTTTCCAATGGTTTGGGCATCCAGAGATTTTTTTTTGCCAATGAGTGGCTTTTAGTTTGAGTTCTTTTCATCAGTATCTATAGTTTAAAGACGATAAGGAAATAATATTTTACAAGGAGGAAAGCATGCTTGGTTGGGCAATATTTTTCTTTATTATCGCAATCATTGCTGCCATTTTTGGTTTTGGCGGTATAGCCGGAGCCGCGGCGGGGATAGCAAAAATTTTATTTTTCTTGTTCCTTGTTATTTTTATCGTATTTCTGGTTTTGGGACGAAGAGGACCTCCACCGCCGGTTTAAAGCGATGTTATCGATATTTACTCCGTGTCAAACCTGCCAAAGAATCATTATTCCTTGGCAGGTTTCTTTCGAACAATGACTGAAAAGCATCAGTTTCCTTGTTTACGCTTACTGTCGCCATACCCCTGACTTTTTCCCGTTTCATGTGCCGGTTTTTGAGATTCATTGCTTTTTGCAGGTTTGTTTGCTGTGTGAGCGTTTTTTTTCTGGTGATGGGTATTGTGGTGAGTCATTTTTTTCTCCTTTTTATTTGAAAAAATGTGGGTTAAGCAAATTAACATTAGTAAGGAAAATGAAATTACTCAAGGAAATGGAAAATTATTTTTAATAAAACATAACATATTGATTTTTATATAAATATTTTGGAGAAGCCATGGCCCACAGAATAGATCTTAATCGCTTTGAGCGAGAGAATAATTATCAATCAAGCGAACATCATCAATATAAACTGCGGCAAAACGACGGTTAAAATGTTCCTCCACATAGTCGACCTTGATGCCTGCTTTTATTAATTCATCTTTAAGGCTATTGCAATCTGCTGCCTGATGAAAACGTCTAGCGAACCATTCGGCTTTCTTTTTTTGCGCAATATTTAATCGACTGTTTCGCGAGCTGTAAGCTAAGCCACTGTTTTCACGAATCGTAGGACAGGCAATGATTTCTGTGTCCATAAAAAAGGCATCCACCATGTCACGAATCAATAAAAATTGCTGGTAATCCTTTTCACCAAAGTAGGCTTTATGTGGTTTGATGAGATGCAATAATTTCATGAGAACAGTCAGTACACCTGTAAAATGACCAGGGCGATGTTTGCCCTCCATATACTGAGATAGTTCGGTTTCCTGTATTTGAAAACGATAGTGGTCTTTGTACATCATGCTCTCATTCGGCAGGAAGCAATAGTGGACATTCAGTTCTTTCAACAGCGTAAGGTCGGCATTTAAAGTTTTTGGGTATCGGTGAAAATCTTCTGGCAGGTTGAACTGAGTTGGATTGACAAAAATACTGACAGCGGTGTAATCATTTTCTTTAAGACTTTGCATGAATAAAGAAGCATGACCTGCATGTAAATTTCCCATGGTGGGTACAAATCCCAATGAGGCATTGGATGGAAGTTGATGGCGAATTTGCTGCCATTCCGTCAGATCGTAAAAAATATCCATGATGAATGCTCAGTAAGCGTGTTCAGTGGCAGGAAAATGAACTTGTTTCACCTGCGTATCGTATTGGCGGATGGCTTGGTGTATCCATTCCTTGCCCTGAGTAAATTGTTTCAAAAACTTAGGTTTAAAGGCCGTTTGCAATCCCAGCATGTCATGCCATACCAGTACTTGTCCATCCGTGTAGTGGCTGGCTCCAATACCAATTGTAGGTATGGACAAAGATTCTGTGATGAGTTTTGCCAAAAGTTGAGGTACACATTCAATGACCAGAGCAAAACAACCGGCTGCCTCAAGCTGCTGGGCCTGATGGAGTAATTTTTCTCCTTCTTTCGTCGTTTTTCCTTGTACTACATAACCACCTAACTGGTGTACTGACTGCGGTGTCAAGCCAATATGGCCCATAACGGGAATGCCGCTGGAGACGAGAAATTGAATTCGCTCGCAGGTATCTTGTTCTGCGCCTTCTATTTTGACGGCATGAGCCCCAGCCTGTAGCAGACGTTTTACGTGCCTGACCGTTTCAGATTGGCTTTCCTTGTGGCTCAGAAAAGGCATGTCAGAAACAAGAAATTGCTGTTTCAGGCCACGCGCTACAGCTTCCGTATGTAACACCATCATATCCATGGTGGCCATAAGGGTGCTATTGTGCCCATGAACAACCATGGCGACGGAATCACCGACCAGAACACAGTCGAGTTCAGTTTCTGCTATAATGCAGGCAGAAGGATAATCATAACAGGTCAGCATGGAAATTTTTTGCTGTTGCTGTTTTTTCTTTTTGAAATCTAGAATATTCATTAACATCCTCCTGAATCATATATTTCAGCAGGATGGAGAGATACAGGTACCTGTCTCATAGATCAAGTCCTCCATTGTTTAAAATCTGAATGATAAGATGGTCACCGCTGATATCAGTCGGTGCAAAAATATTATGCTATCGGGCATATATCATATAGAATGGGCATTAAATTGCAAGATCGTTTATTATGGGGATACTATTGAAAGGAGGTTGTGTATTAAACATTGCTTACAATAGTGGCCAAGAGCCGGAGGGATGTTTTTTCACACATCTAAATGAGCAACCTTTCTCATCCAATACTGTCCTGACACTGAATGATTGATGAACATCAGGATTGCTATGTTATTTGCTGATAAACTGAATAAAACAGGTGAACATGCTTTTGTGTTTCAAGGTGCAAAGGGGCAACTTGAGGGTGTTTTGGCTGTACCTGAATCTCTTAAAGAAAACAGTGTCGCGATTTTAGGCCACCCTCATTCCTTACAGGGCGGCACAATGAATAACAAAGTGGTTACTACTTTGGCGCGTACATTTAAAGAGCTTGGTATTCCTTCTCTGCGTTTTAACTTCCGAGGCGTAGGTGCCTCTGAAGGACAGTACGATGCCGGAATAGGTGAAAGTAAAGATATGCTGGCATTAACCCATCTCTGGCTTAAGGAACAGCCAGAGTCGGAATGTTTCTTTGCCGGCTTTTCTTTCGGCTCCTATGTGGCCTACAGAGCTGCTGCCCAATGTCCACATCGAACCTTGGTGACAGTAGCGCCGCCCGTTCATCATTATGACTACCATGAATTTTCTCCGCCGCCTGAGCCCTGGATTATTCTGCAAGGAAATGAGGATGAAGTAACGCCTGCTGAGCTAGTGAATGATTTTGCCATTCAGATTGCTCCAGCACCCAAAATTCTTCGCTTTGAAGATACGGGTCATTTTTTTCACGGTAAATTGATTGAACTTAAAAGCCGCCTATTCGCTGTGCTTGAGGAAGAGGTTCTCTCAGATTGACATGAGTATTTTAACCGATTATGAACAGGCTGTTCTAAAGCATGAAATAAAGGATGACTTCCTGCAACGGGAAGTCATTGTTGAATTTGAGCGACTTGCCTGCGAACTGAGTGTATCCGGGCGGTCCTGGTTGGCAAGAATTCGAGGACAGCGAATCAAAGGCATTTATTTATATGGGCCTGTGGGTGTCGGTAAGACTTTTCTAATGGATTTATTTTACAAATCACTGAATTACCGTTATAAAGCCCGTTTTCATTTCCACCATTTTATGCAGCAAGTGGATGCTAAGCTACGGCAATTACAGGGCGAAAAAAATCCACTGCAGAAAATGGCCACTGAATTTGCCAAATCCGTCAAGCTGTTATGTTTTGATGAATTCATGGTTCATGACGTTGCCCATGCCATGATTCTTACCGATCTTTTACAAGCCTTGGTTTCGCGCGGTGTGGTATTGGTAATAACCTCCAATACCCGTCCTGAGGATTTGTACCTGAACGGCGTGCAGCGCGCACGCTTTTTACCGGCGATTGCCTTGATAAAGCAGCATTGTCAGATTTTGTATTTGAATGAAAAAAAAGATTATCGGCTTGGAAGAGAAACTTTATTTGAGGCCTATCTTTATCCTGCGGGCCCAAAAACGGATCAAAAAATGAATCAGCAATTCATGTCGATTGCCTCTTATGTGGAAGAAAAAAGCAATATAACCATTCAAAATCGCTGTATTCCTTATATCAAATGCTCAGCAAACGCCATCTGGTTTGATTTTTCCGTGATTTGCAATTCCCCTCGCAGCCAACTGGATTATCTTGAAATTGCTGATCGTTTTGAAACGGTTTTTGTCAGTAACCTGCCGATATTGACGGAAAAAGACACTCTGGCTGTGATTTTATTGATCCATTTTGTTGATGTTATGTATGATCGGGGCATTCGTTTGATCCTATCGGCTGCGGTCCCACTTGAACAATTGTATCGTGAAGGGGAAATGAAAGCTGAGTTTAAACGGACTTTAAGCCGACTTCATGAGATGCAGTCGGCTGATTATCTTAAACATCCTCCTCGGCGCCGAGGAGAGCATTTTTAAAGATGTATGGCTTGGACTGAATTTGAACCTGAGACAAAAGATTTTTTGAAAATGAGAATGATTATCATAATCATTTTATGTTAAAATTGAATCTATCCTTGGATCGTTTTTTTCTCAAATGAGCCGAATTACTGATTTTTCAAAAGGCGATAGAATCCGGCTGGTGGGTTTTGGCCAAACCGATGTTGTTTATAAACGGCGTCTTTTATCGCTGGGATTTACCTATGGTACAGAGGTTCGGATTGTCCAGTTTGCGCCACTCGGTTGCCCTGTTCTGGTGGAAGTTCGTGATACTTATCTTTCCTTACGCAAGGAAGAAGCTGCTGACCTGCAATGGGAGCAAATATGAAGCATGTTCTGTTGGTTGGTAATCCTAACAGTGGTAAAACCACTTTATTCAATGCACTGACCGGTGATAACCAGCGCATAGGCAACTGGCCAGGCGTGACCGTTGAAAAGAAAACCGGTTTTTTTCAATGCAACAAGCAAACCTTGCAAATTACGGATCTGCCTGGTGTTTATTCATTGGCGGTGAATCATGATGCAGTCAGCCAGGATGAGCAAATTGCTGCACAAGCGATTTTAGACCTCAAAGCTGACTGCATAATTAATGTGGTTGATGCTTGTCATCTGGAGCGGCACTTGTACTTAACCAGTCAGCTCATTGAACTGGGACGCCCTTTAATCCTCGTTCTTAACATGATGGACATCGCTGAGCAACGAGGGATTCATATTGATACAAAAGCTTTATCCAGAGCCTTAAATCTTCCTGTTTTAGGCATTCAGGCCCATAAACAAATTGGCCTGAATGCCCTTTATGAAGCACTGCAAAATAGCCCGCCAAAACCCGCTGGCTTTTCATTAAAACCCTTTTTACCGCAAAGACTTGAGAACAAGCTTGTTCATTTAAAGAAACAATTCTCAGCAAAGGGCATCGATGCCGATCTGGCTCATTATTACGCCTGTCGTTGGCTGGAAGGGGATAGCCGTTCTGCCATCAAAGATAGGCTTATTTTTAATATTCTCGATGTTGGTCAGGACGATGATGATATTTTGATGGCCGATGCAAGATATGCTTCTATTCACCAAATCGTACAAGAAGTGCAGCGCAAAAAAAGCGACATGAGTGATTTTGTAACTGCAAGAATCGATCGCATTGTATTACATCGATTTTGGGGAATACCTATTTTTTTAGGTATGATGTATCTGATGTTTTTATTTGCCATAAATATCGGCGGAGCCTTTCAGGATTTTTTTGACATCAGTACCGATGCGATTTTTGTGCAGGGAACAGCCTGGTTATTGTATAGCTTGTCCATGCCAAACTGGCTTATTGCCATTTTAGCCAATGGAGTAGGCAAAGGCATTAACACCACATTAACGTTTATTCCTGTCATTGCTTCCATGTTTTTCTTTTTGTCATTGCTCGAAGCCTCAGGTTACATGGCCCGCGCTGCCTTTGTGGTTGACAAGCTGATGCGTCTTCTTGGATTGCCCGGAAAATCCTTTGTTCCGATGATCGTTGGGTTTGGCTGCAATGTTCCGGCCATTATGGCTGCCAGAACCTTGGATTCTGAACGTGACAGAAGATTAACCATCATGATGAGTCCTTTTATGTCATGCAGTGCGCGGCTGGCCATCTATACAGTGTTTGTCGCAGCCTTTTTCCCCGTCGGGGGGCAGAACATTGTTTTTTCATTGTACTTGATAGGTATATTGATGGCCGTTTTGACCGGTTTTATGTTAAGAAAAACCCATTTTCAGGGACAATCTTCACCTCTTATCCTGGAATTGCCAGCTTACCATAAACCCTCCCTGCGCCGGTTGTTTAAAGAAACCAAAGTTCGTTTGAATTTTTTTGTTCTACGTGCTGGGAAATTAATTATTCCAATTTGTATTTTGTTAGGTGCTTTAAATGCCATCATGCTTGATGGAAGCATTAATAGTGGAGAGGCGAGCTCCCAATCGTTATTATCCTTAATGGGGAAATGGTTGACGCCGATGTTTGCTCCTATGGGGCTCAGTCAGGATAACTGGCCGGCTACCGTCGGATTGCTGACCGGAATGCTGGCTAAGGAAGTGGTGGTGGGGTCGTTGAATTCGTTATATGCACAAGTCGGACACTTCAGTCAAATGGCAGTCACTCACTTCAATTTATGGGGAAGTCTTAAGGAAGCATTTTACTCTGTGCCTGAGAATTTTTCTTCTCTTGGAGAGGCGCTGCTTAATCCGATTCTTGCCAGCGCACCTGACAGCGAGCTGTCTCAATCCGTTTACGGTATGATGGCGCAGCGCTTCGATGGTCAGGCAGGTGCTTTTGCTTATTTGTTATTTATTTTACTGTATATTCCCTGCGTGTCCACGATGGCGGTGATTCGTCAGGAAGCCAGTAAACGTCTGATGTGGTTATCTGTCATTTGGTCGTTTGTTCTTGCTTACAGCCTATCGGTTGTCTTCTATCAGCTTGCCCGGTTTTCTGCTCATCCGCAGCAAAGTTTGTTATGGGTGCTGGCTATGTTTATGCTAATTGCTTTCTTTATTGCCTTGATTCGTTTCAATAGACGCTTTAATGGAAATAATCATGTTATTAGCACTTCGTGATTTTATTCAAAGGGAGAAAATGGTCAGTTCTGAGCAAATGACACGAGCATTTCAAATCGATGAAATGGCACTTAAGCCTATGCTTGAATTTTGGTTAAGAAAAGGGATTATTAAAAAATGTCAGCCTCAGGTGAGTTGTAAAAGCCGTTGTTCGCGTTGCAGAATGCCTCCTGAATACTATCAAATATGTTGAATTTACGCTTTTTTTACCTTGCAAACGTCCCTCTGTCGTGATTGATGGATGAAATTGGGCTAAGATAATAAATATTACCGATAAGTCGTTGGGCTACAGAATGGCAGATGAATCCGATAATTCTCAACCTGGTATAAAAGAAGTTTCTGAGTCGCTCAGAAAAGAATGGATGCTGGAAGATCTTAACGACCCGGCAAAATTACTTGAGCGCGTGTATTTGCTATGGGCTCACTGGTCTGACTTTCATTTATATATAGTTACACCCAGTATTGATCCCATTACACCACCTTTAATAGTCAAGCCCGAACAACTGGGTAGCGAGGGAGAACAGGAATTTGTTTATGATATCCATGATCATGGTCATAAGCTGTCCACATCTAAAAGCGCTGATATGTTCAGTGCCGGGATGTCTATGTGCAAATTGTACTATACCATTGAAAAGATGATTTCCATGCTGGTCGATCGATTGAAATCCGGTGGTATTGACCCTGAAACGGAAGTTCAGGTGGCCTTTCACGGGCATGAATTAGCACAAAGAAAGGCTTTTGAGTCCATTATTAACCTCTCTTATAATGTGGTGGTGACTAACTTCAATCCTGGTGTTTGGGGTGAACGGTATCTGGAGACAGTTAAAAGACTGGCTGATAAAGGTTATGGATACCCACCCGAGGCGCCGCGAGATTCCTACAAACAACACCATGGGGCTGCGCCAGCCATCAAGCGATAGTATGCAATCTTTTTAAATCAGGATTAATGTTGTTTTACTCCAGCTCCTTAACAAAGAGGCTGGAGTCTTTCGGCAGAAAGGTGCAACAAACAGTGCTGGCCAATAAAGAACCAGTCTTAATGTAACCTGAACAGCAGTCAGAGGCCCTGATTTACAGGAGATGAGCCTGATTCGCCATGCCCGCATGCCTAAGGTTTGTCCTCCATATTTCACTGAATAATAATAGTAACTGTAAAAAATAAGAATGAGACTAAGTTGATACCATAAACTATGCGGAGGAATTACCTTGCCTTGGCGTAAGGCAAGACAGAAGGCAGTAAAAGTCAATGCCAATGTCACTGCAATAAAAAAATCATAGCATTGAGCACATACGTATTTGATATAAAACATTTTTTTGCAGTTCCAGGTAGCTGAGTTAACCGTATTTTAATTCATTGTGCTTTTAAGGTTTTCCCGTGTCATGAAATTGGAAAAAACGATTAAAATATTTACGAACTGGTCAAGAAAGGCCGAATTTGCACAACGGATTAATCGTTCTCGTATAAGCGGCAAAGTACCTGCAATTTTTCTTAAGTATTCATCGTCAACAGCATTCCACAAAATCATCTAGGTTACAAACTTTTCGTGTTCATTTCAGAATGATATACTTCTTTTTTTCTTTACTGTCATAATCCATTAAACACATTCCATTGAGTTGTGTTATATTTACGACTTTTCACGCAGAAGGAAGAAGAATATTGTGAATGAAAAAAGACCGGTTAATCTTGCTTTATTGACCTTAAAGTATCCTCCTATGGCCATAGCGTCTATCCTGCACAGGATATCCGGGATTGTGCTTTTTTTATTAATGCCTGCCGTACTTTATTTTCTGGCCAAGTCATTATCTTCTGAAGAAGCTTTCCATGAGACACAGAGCTTATTGGCTCAACTGCACTGGAAGTTGCTGCTATGGGCTTTTTGCGCAGCTTTGATTTATCACTTGCTGGCAGGAATACGTCATATGGTAATGGACTTGGGCTTTGGTGAAAGCCTGGAAGCTGGTCGCAACAGTGCCTTGGCCGTTATTATTCTCACCATTATATTAACAATATTACTGGGACTCTGGATATGGTTAGCAATGTGACCAGTTTGACTGGCAATGGTTTAAAAGATTGGTTAATTCAAAGAATTACCGCAGTTTATTTTGCTGTATATTCCTTAGTGGTAGTCTTTTATTTATTATTAAAACCTCAATTGCAATACAGTGAATGGCATGCCCTGTTTGCAAACACCTGGTTTGAAATTGCCACTATTATTGCGCTTATTACTTTGACCTTGCATGCCTGGATTGGTGTGTGGACCGTTACCACAGATTATATAAAATCAACGGCGCTGAGAATTTCCGTCCAATTATTCATCGTTTTATGGTTATCGGCTCAGTTTATCTGGGGTCTGATGATCGTTTGGGGGCAATGAGCATGGCATTTCCACGTAATAAATTTGATGCAGTCATCATTGGTGCCGGAGGCGCAGGAATGCGTGCTGCACTTCAGTTGGCCAATTCCGGCATGAAAGTGGCCTTATTATCCAAAGTTTTTCCTACTCGTTCACATACGGTATCGGCGCAAGGAGGGATAACGGCAGCGCTGGGCAATGCCGATGAAGATGACTGGCGCTGGCACATGTATGACACTGTAAAAGGTGCTGACTATATTGGCGATCAGGAAAGTATCGAATACTTATGTAAGACAGGCCCTGAAGCGGTTTATGAACTTGAACATATGGGGCTGCCTTTCTCCAGGATGGATAATGGTAAAATTTATCAGCGCCAGTTTGGTGGGCAATCCAAAAATTTTGGCGGTGAGCAGGCTGCCAGAACCTGTGCAGCAGCGGACAGAACCGGGCATGCTTTATTGCATACGCTCTATCAGCAGAATTTAAAGGCAAAAACGCATGTGTTTTCAGAATGGTATGCATTGGATTTCGTGAAAGATTCTCATGGCAGGATTGCCGGCGTGACAGCCTTATGCATTGAAACAGGTGAAATTGTCTTTTATCAGACTCGCGTTTGTATCATGGCAACCGGCGGCGCTGGCCGTATTTTCCAGTCGACCACAAACGCCCTTATCAATACCGGAGATGGTTTTGGCATGGCGCTGCGTGCCGGTCTTCCCTTACAGGATATGGAAATGTGGCAGTTTCATCCTACAGGAATTGCTGGAGCAGGTGTCCTGGTGACGGAAGGATGTCGCGGCGAGGGCGGTTATTTGATCAACAAAGATGGCGAACGCTTTATGGAACGTTACGCGCCCCGAGTAAAAGATTTGGCTTCGCGTGATGTGGTTGCACGAGCCATGGCTTTGGAGATACGTGAGGGTAAAGGTTTTGATCCGGATGGCGTTGATCACGTAAAGTTAAAGCTGGATCATCTTGGGGCTGATTTAATTACGTCCAGACTGCCCGGCATTCGTGAGTTATCCATGAAATTTGCTGGCGTTGACCCTGTGTATGAACCTATTCCGGTAGTGCCTACCTGCCATTACAGCATGGGGGGTATTCCT contains:
- the sdhA gene encoding succinate dehydrogenase flavoprotein subunit, producing MAFPRNKFDAVIIGAGGAGMRAALQLANSGMKVALLSKVFPTRSHTVSAQGGITAALGNADEDDWRWHMYDTVKGADYIGDQESIEYLCKTGPEAVYELEHMGLPFSRMDNGKIYQRQFGGQSKNFGGEQAARTCAAADRTGHALLHTLYQQNLKAKTHVFSEWYALDFVKDSHGRIAGVTALCIETGEIVFYQTRVCIMATGGAGRIFQSTTNALINTGDGFGMALRAGLPLQDMEMWQFHPTGIAGAGVLVTEGCRGEGGYLINKDGERFMERYAPRVKDLASRDVVARAMALEIREGKGFDPDGVDHVKLKLDHLGADLITSRLPGIRELSMKFAGVDPVYEPIPVVPTCHYSMGGIPTNIHGQVLTRDNGKDQVVEGLYAVGECACVSVHGANRLGGNSLLDLVVFGRAAGLHIEHLWQSNQLPDMPYISDDNIAPSMQRYERWENSKEDGEDIAKLQNEMQRVMQQDFGVFRKGDVMEEGLHKLQDLRERLMHAKLGDKSSVFNTERISALELDNLMATAYASAQSALARTESRGAHSREDYPERDDENWIKHTLYFAEGDRINYRPVNTSPKHIATFEPKERVY